Proteins encoded by one window of Juglans regia cultivar Chandler chromosome 15, Walnut 2.0, whole genome shotgun sequence:
- the LOC108980520 gene encoding uncharacterized protein LOC108980520, producing the protein MCRKVQVNFLYPIPKIPLSLPQAISKFSSPAATTTPSKKGIAMDIMEQEDMQFLGIFGVYREAYKIMIISWRKILSQITLALVIPLSFIYLVHMEVSDLLFSRIIHNEIVLDETRAGTPKYNKLSDVLTSEWITFLFFKAAYFTFLLVFSLLSTSAVVYTIACIYTGREVTFKKVMSVVPKVWKRLMITFICTFIAFFAYNIVAFLIVITCAVFLIESASRYFLPILIVVGILYLVGFVYMTIVWQLASVVTVLEDSYGVQAMLKSKALLKGKMWVATVIFCKLNFSLLIIQIAYRKLVVHGWRLGMASRVGYGILCLLLLFKLVLFGLIIQTVIYFVCKSYHHENIDKSALSDHLEVYLGEYVPLKAKDVQLEQFNV; encoded by the coding sequence ATGTGCAGAAAAGTCCAGGTCAATTTCCTATATCCCATCCCCAagatccctctctctcttccgcAGGCCATTTCCAAATTCTCATCtccagcagcaacaacaactccaTCCAAGAAAGGAATCGCCATGGATATCATGGAGCAAGAAGATATGCAATTTCTTGGTATCTTTGGTGTCTATAGAGAAGCGtataagatcatgatcatctcatGGCGGAAAATCTTGAGCCAGATTACCCTGGCCTTGGTCATCCCTCTATCTTTCATCTACTTGGTTCACATGGAAGTCTCAGATCTTCTCTTCTCGAGGATCATCCACAACGAGATAGTCCTGGACGAAACCAGAGCCGGAACTCCAAAATACAACAAGCTCTCAGATGTCCTCACCTCCGAATGGATCACTTTCTTGTTTTTCAAGGCTGCCTATTTCACTTTCCTCCTCGTTTTCTCCCTCCTCTCCACCTCCGCCGTCGTTTACACCATTGCATGCATTTACACCGGCCGGGAAGTAACCTTCAAGAAGGTCATGAGCGTTGTCCCAAAGGTCTGGAAACGGCTTATGATCACTTTCATCTGCACTTTCATCGCCTTCTTCGCTTACAACATCGTGGCTTTTCTGATCGTGATCACATGCGCAGTTTTCCTAATTGAGTCTGCATCCAGATATTTTCTCCCCATATTAATTGTCGTGGGGATCTTGTACTTGGTGGGATTTGTGTACATGACCATAGTTTGGCAGTTAGCCAGCGTCGTGACAGTTTTAGAAGACAGCTATGGAGTTCAGGCGATGCTGAAAAGCAAGGCGCTGTTGAAGGGGAAGATGTGGGTGGCTACAGTTATATTTTGTAAGCTCAATTTTTCTCTTCTAATCATACAGATAGCATATAGAAAGCTTGTTGTTCATGGCTGGCGTCTGGGCATGGCGAGCAGGGTTGGATATGGGATTCTCTGTTTGTTGTTGCTTTTCAAGTTGGTGCTTTTCGGGCTTATAATTCAGACAGTGATATATTTTGTCTGCAAATCCTACCACCATGAAAACATCGACAAGTCGGCTCTCTCGGATCACCTTGAAGTCTATCTTGGAGAGTATGTTCCTTTGAAGGCCAAGGATGTTCAGCTCGAGCAGTTCAATGTTTGA
- the LOC109019307 gene encoding probable protein phosphatase 2C 11 — MATASSSTPAEFDYLFKLLLIGDSGVGKSAFLLSFTSNTFEDLSPTIGVDFKVKHITIGGKKLKLVIWDTAGQERFRTLTSSYYRGAQGIIMMYDVTRRETFTNLSDIWAKEIDLYSTNQDCIKMLVGNKVDKEGERVVSKKEGIDFAREYGCLFLECSAATRVNVEQCFEELVLKILETPSLLAGGSAGVKKIIIFKQKPPQSGASASGCCSCGAHTTDRVERDPEPEGGGMNTLVEDSATTTPATDPGNVTNPSEPKTLAGDSVPEAKYAPPRPLAPAIIMSSKEPDAIFSGGGISFLTGSQNGSFNYGYSTFKGKRASMEDFYETRISEVDGQMVAFFGVFDGHGGSRTAEYLKNNLFKNLSSHPDFIKDTKTAIVEVFRQTDADYLNEEKGQQKDAGSTASTALLLGDRLLVANVGDSRVVASRAGSAIALSIDHKPERSDERERIEQAGGFIIWAGTWRVGGVLAISRAFGDKLLKQYVVAEPEIQEEEIDGVDFIILASDGLWNVISNKDAVALVQDISNAEEASRRLVTEAYARGSSDNITCIVVRFDVS, encoded by the exons ATGGCTACGGCGTCGTCTTCGACTCCAGCAGAGTTCGATTACCTTTTCAAGTTGTTGCTGATTGGGGATTCTGGCGTTGGGAAGAGCGCGTTCCTCTTGAGCTTCACTTCCAATACCTTCGAGGATCTCTCTCCGACAATAG gTGTGGATTTTAAGGTGAAACATATTACCATTGGGGGAAAGAAGTTGAAGCTTGTAATTTGGGACACAG CTGGACAAGAAAGATTTAGAACTCTAACTAGCTCATATTACAGAGGAGCTCAAGGGATAATAATGA TGTATGATGTAACAAGGCGAGAAACCTTTACAAATCTATCTGATATATGGGCCAAGGAAATTGACTTGTACTCAACAAATCAAGATTGCATCAAGATGCTTGTTGGCAACAAAGTTGATAAG GAGGGTGAAAGGGTTGTAAGCAAAAAAGAGGGTATTGACTTTGCAAGAGAATATGGATGCCTTTTCTTGGAATGTAGTGCGGCAACTCGAGTCAATGTGGAGCAATGCTTCGAGGAGCTTGTATTAAAG ATTTTGGAGACGCCTAGTCTCTTGGCCGGGGGCTCAGCTGGGGTGAAAAAGATTATCATCTTCAAACAGAAACCTCCACAATCTGGTGCTTCCGCTAGTGGCTGCTGCTCTTG TGGAGCCCATACAACGGACAGAGTGGAGAGGGACCCAGAACCAGAAGGTGGG GGCATGAACACGCTAGTAGAGGATTCTGCCACCACCACCCCCGCTACTGATCCCGGCAACGTTACAAATCCGTCGGAGCCGAAGACCCTCGCCGGTGATTCCGTTCCGGAGGCGAAATATGCCCCCCCGAGACCACTAGCGCCGGCGATCATAATGTCCTCCAAAGAACCCGATGCCATTTTCAGCGGTGGCGGCATCAG CTTTCTTACTGGAAGCCAAAATGGAAGTTTCAACTATGGATATTCCACTTTCAAGGGTAAGAGAGCTTCCATGGAGGATTTCTACGAGACTAGAATTTCCGAAGTTGATGGTCAGATGGTCGCATTTTTTGGCGTTTTCGATG GCCATGGGGGTTCGAGAACTGCTGAATACCTAAAAAACAACCTTTTCAAGAATTTAAGTAGCCACCCAGATTTTATCAAAGACACAAAGACAGCTATTG TTGAAGTATTTAGACAGACAGATGCTGATTACCTCAATGAAGAAAAAGGCCAGCAAAAGGATGCTGGTTCAACTGCATCAACTGCTCTGCTGTTAGGTGACCGGCTGCTTGTTGCAAATGTTGGTGATTCCAGAGTAGTTGCCTCTAGAGCTGGTTCAG CTATTGCTTTGTCGATTGATCACAAACCTGAAAGATCTGATGAGCGTGAACGGATTGAACAGGCTGGAGGTTTCATCATTTGGGCAG GCACTTGGAGGGTTGGTGGTGTTCTTGCCATTTCTCGTGCATTTGGAGACAAACTACTAAAGCAATATGTTGTTGCTGAGCCAGAAATCCAG GAAGAAGAAATTGATGGTGTAGATTTTATAATTCTTGCTAGTGACGGACTTTGGAATGTCATATCGAATAAG GATGCTGTGGCTTTAGTACAGGATATATCAAATGCAGAGGAGGCATCAAGAAGACTTGTAACAGAAGCTTATGCCCGAGGAAGTTCTGATAATATCACTTGTATCGTTGTTCGGTTTGATGTTTCATGA